AGCTAGAGTTATTTCTTCTGCAGAGAATTTTCCGGAGATTTCAAAAGTAGTTTTAGATCAAATTCATAATAAAAATAAAAATTCAAAAACACCAGTTTTGGGTATTACCGGAACTGGTGGTGCAGGAAAATCGAGTTTGGTAGACGAGCTTGTACGCAGGTTTTTAATAGATTTTCCCGAAAAAACAGTTGGTATTGTTTCTGTAGATCCTTCTAAAAGGAAAACAGGTGGAGCACTTCTAGGTGATAGAATCCGTATGAATGCTATTAACAATTCGCGTGTTTATATGCGAAGTTTGGCAACGAGACAGTCTAATTTAGCACTTTCAAAATATGTAAATGAAGCGGTTGAGGTTTTAAAAGCCGCGGAGTTCGATCTTATTATATTAGAAACTTCGGGAATTGGGCAAAGTGATACGGAAATTATTGAACATTCTGATGTGTCCTTATATGTAATGACGCCAGAATTTGGAGCAGCTACTCAACTTGAAAAAATTGATATGCTAGATTTTGCCGATTTGGTGGCTATTAATAAATTTGATAAACGTGGTTCGCTAGATGCTTTACGCGATGTAAAAAAACAATACATGCGTAATAATAATTTGTGGGATACCCATCAGGACGATTTACCGGTTTTCGGAACCATTGCATCGCAGTTTAACGATCCGGGAATGAATACGCTTTACAAAGCTATTATGGATACTTTGGTTGAAAAAGCGAGTGCAGATTTAAAATCAACCTTTACCATTTCTAATGAAATGAGTGAAAAGATTTTTGTAATTCCGCCAAATAGAACACGTTACTTATCTGAAATTGCTGAAAACAACCGTGCTTACGATAAAAAAGGCTTGGAACAGTTTGAAGTGGCACAGAAGCTATACGGCATCTATAAAACCATTTGTTCTGTAATGAATGTGTCATCGAACGAAGTTGAGATGTCGCTTATTGGAAAATTAGGATTAAATGATGATGAAATTCTTCGACAAGCAGAGAATGACAAAGGAATTGTGATTCCGACAGGAGGAGGGACCTCTGACGAGGAATCTCAAAGAAGTTTATTGAAACTACTTATAAAAGAATTTGATAGAGTAAAATTAAACCTCGATCCTTACAACTGGGAAATTATTACCACTTGGGACGAGAAAGTAAAAAAATATAAAAATCCAATCTATAGCTTTAAAGTTAGAGATAAGGATATTAATATTGAAACACATTCCGAGTCATTATCGCATTTGCAGATTCCTAAAATTGCCTTACCAAAATATCAAGCTTGGGGCGATCTACTAAAATGGTGCTTACAAGAAAATGTACCTGGAGAATTTCCATACACATCTGGTTTGTATCCATTTAAAAGAACGGGAGAAGATCCGGCCAGAATGTTTGCTGGCGAAGGCGGACCAGAACGTACCAATAAACGTTTTCATTATGTAAGTGCAGGGTTGCCGGCAAAACGTTTGTCTACTGCTTTTGATAGTGTTACACTTTACGGAAACGATCCGGATTTACGTCCAGATATTTACGGTAAAATTGGAAATGCAGGAGTTTCCATTTGTTGTTTAGACGATGCTAAGAAACTATATTCTGGTTTCGATTTGGCACACGTAATGACTTCGGTTAGTATGACGATTAATGGGCCAGCTCCAATGTTACTTGGCTTTTTTATGAATGCGGCCATAGACCAACAATGTGAGGTTTATATAAAAGAAAATAATTTAGAAACTGAGGTAGAGGCTAAAATAGCTAAAATTTATAAAGGTAAAGAGCGCCCAAAATACAACGGCGATTTACCTGAAAGTAACAACGGTTTAGGTTTAATGCTTTTAGGTGTAACTGGAGATCAGGTGTTACCCTCAGATGTTTATGCAGAAATTAAAATAAATACCATTGCTCAAGTTCGTGGTACCGTTCAGGCCGATATTTTAAAAGAAGACCAAGCACAAAACACCTGTATTTTTTCAACAGAGTTTGCATTACGACTTATGGGCGATGTGCAAGAGTATTTTATAGATAATAATGTACGTAATTTTTATTCGGTTTCTATTTCTGGATATCATATTGCCGAAGCAGGAGCAAACCCCATTACTCAATTGGCATTAACCTTATCTAACGGTTTCACTTACGTGGAATATTATTTAAGCCGTGGCATGGATATTAATAAATTCGGACCAAACTTGTCGTTCTTCTTCTCCAATGGTATCGATCCGGAATATGCGGTAATTGGTCGTGTAGCTCGTAAAATTTGGGCAAAAGCCATGAAACATAAGTATGGTGCAAACGCTAGAGCACAAATGCTTAAATACCATATTCAAACATCTGGTAGAAGCTTACATGCTCAAGAAATTGATTTTAACGATATCCGTACAACACTTCAGGCTCTATACGCTATTTACGACAACTGTAACTCGCTACACACAAATGCTTATGATGAAGCGATTACAACGCCAACAGAGGAGTCCGTACGTCGTGCTATGGCTATTCAGCTTATCATTAATAAAGAGTTAGGATTGAATAAAAATGAAAATCCAATACAAGGCTCGTTTATTATTGAGGAATTAACCGATTTGGTAGAGGAAGCCGTATTGTTAGAGTTTGATAGAATAACAGAACGTGGTGGAGTTTTAGGAGCCATGGAAACCATGTATCAACGTAGTAAAATACAAGAAGAAAGTTTGTATTATGAAACTTTAAAACATAATGGTGATTTTCCGATAATTGGAGTAAACACCTTTTTAAGTAGCCAAGGTTCGCCAACGGTTCTACCTGCGGAAGTTATTCGTGCTACTGAAGAAGAAAAACAATTTCAAATTAAAACATTAAAAAATCTGCATAGCGCACACAAAACAGAAGCTTTATTAAAAGAGCTTCAACATAAAGCAGTGAATAATGAAAATATATTCGAAGCCTTAATGGAGGTTTGTAAAGTGTGTTCTTTAGGGCAAATTACAAATGCCTTGTTTGAAGTAGGAGGGCAGTATCGCCGAAATATGTAAACAGCACATTTAAATAGTTAATAGAATACTTTTAGGATAGTTTTTGAGACCTTAAAATAGTTTGAGGTCTCGAAGCTTCTGTTTTATTAAAAAGTGCTTAGAGCGAAATACAAGAAACTTATAAAAAGCAAAAAACCTTTAAATCAAAAGATTTAAAGGTTTTTTTTGTGACCGGGCTGGGGCTCGAACCCAGGACCCTCTCCTTAAAAGGGAGATGCTCTACCAACTGAGCTACCAGGTCATTATTTTAAAATAAATACTAACAGTAATTGTTAGCGGGTGCAAATATAACATCTTTAATTAGAAAAACAATTATATTTGTAATTAAACTTAAGTTTTTTTTAATAAAAACCTTAATAAAAAAACCTACAAATTTTTCAATCTATAGGTTTTTGTGACCGGGCTGGGGCTCGAACCCAGGACCCTCTCCTTAAAAGGGAGATGCTCTACCAACTGAGCTACCAGGTCATTATTTCAAAGTTGTTAACATTGCTGTTAGCGGGTGCAAATATAAAACCTTTCTTTAATAAAACAACACTTTTTTTAAATAAATTTCGTTTTTTTGCATCTGTAAATCGTATGTTTTTAAAAATCAATTCTTAACGAAAAAATGATAATAGTTTTAATGGGGTATATGGCTTCCGGAAAGTCAACAATTGGAAAAAGATTAGCGAAAAAACTAAATTATAATTTTATTGATTTAGATGATTTAATTGAATCTAAAGAAAATGCTTCGGTTTCCGAGGTGTTTAAATCTAAAGGTGAAATCTATTTCAGAAAACAAGAAGCATTTTATTTGCGTGAGCAACTTCAATCTAAAGAAGATATTATTTTATCTGTTGGTGGAGGTACGCCTTGCTACAGTAGGAATATGGATGCTATTTTAAGTGCCGAGAATGCAAAGAGTGTGTATTTAAAGGCGTCTATACCTACATTAATTGAAAAGTTAATGAAGAAAAAGGCAACACGCCCTTTAATAGCGCATATTGAAACCGAGGAGGCTATGGCCGAATTTATAGGTAAACACTTATTTGAACGTGCTTATTACTACAATCAGGCCAATGTTAAGGTGTCTATTGATGGTAGATCTAAAAAGGAAGTTACAAAAGATGTTTTTGATAGCTTATTCTAAAATAGCTTCAAAGTTTTTACCTTCTAAAATAACATTAACGTGTTCATGCAACGAGGTAGAAAGCGAAATACCTTTATAATCTGCCTTTACAGGGTATTTTTTATGGTTTCTGTTTACTAAAACAGCCGTTTTAAATTGCTTTAAAGGCACATTTAAAAAGTGTTTAACGCCATAAATTAGTGTGGTTCCGGAGTTTAAAACATCATCTACTAATACAATAGATTTGTTTTTGTAATCTTCGGGATCCATAGACGTTTTAATCTCCTGCCACGGATTTTTTTTATCGATACTTACTTTACATAGTGAAACATTAATTTCAGAAATTTTTTGCAATGCTAATTTTAGTTTTTTTGCAAAAACATAGCCGTTACTGTCTATTCCTGCTAAAATCACCTCCGTTTCATCTATGTTACTTTCATAAATTTGAAAAGCAATTCGACGTATTTTGTGGTTAATTTCGGTGTGATTTAAAATAATGTTGCTTGTGGCAGTCATAATAGATAGCGTTTAAAGTATAAAATTAAGTTTTTTAATTCGTTTTAGCAGTTTTATATCAATCAAAGTTGACGATATAAGCGTTCGGTTTAAACCTTTTTTTAGAAAAATAATTATTCTTCTTCATCAAAAAGAGGATCTTCAGTATAGCCATCAATATCTCTACGATCTTTTTTAGTAGGGCGACCCACTCCTTTTTTTCTATAATAATCTTTCGAGTATTTTAAAAGTTCTTGAGCTTCAAATTGTTCCTTTGGAGTTGAGTCTGTTCTATAAAGATCTACAAGCTTTGCTCCAACACGGCTTTCTGGAATATCGTTAACCTTTAAACGATAGTTAATTTGGTTCTTTCGGAGTTCAACAATATCCTGAGGATAAACATCTCTACTTGGTTTTACTTGGTCGTTATTTATTCTAACCTGACCCTTTTTGCAAGCCGTTGTAGCCAAGGTTCTCGTTTTATAATATCTAATACACCATAAATACTTATCAATCCGCATACAATTATTGTAAAAACTTCGTTAATGTTGTTGTGCAAGATTAAATATTCTTGAATAAAGTGTATCTTGCGCGTCAAAAATACGCAATAATGAGTTTAAGAAAAATAAGTTTTTTAATATTAAGTTTAGTTTTAGTTTTTTCGGCCTGTAAGAAGGATGACGACGCTGATGACGTTGTTGTTGTTGAAGAAAATGATAGAACAGAACAGCAAGTTGAAGATAATGAAGCCTTACTTACGTATTTAGAAAGCCATTACTTTAATGCAAGTGATTTTCAAGGAGAAGATGTAAACCCTAATATTGGTGATTTAGAATTAACAGAATTATTAGATGGTGAGACTTTGCCTGAAGGTAGCATTTTGCTAAGTTCTTTATTGAACAATGCCGATGCCGATTTTGTACTAGATGCGAAAGAAGTGGTTTATGCAGAAACTGATTATATTGTATACATATTACATTTAAATGATGGTGGTGGCGATGAATCTCCTAACTTTTGTGATGATGTGAGAGTGAGATATGAAGGATCTGGATTAGATGGTACTGTTTTCGATAGCGCTGTTAACCCTGTGAATTTAGATTTAATAGATTTAATTCCAGCTTGGAGAAAAGTTTTAACCGACTTTAATTCAGCTGAAACTATTGCAGATGGAGCAGATGGTACTGTAGCTTACTCTAACCATGGAGCGGGCGTTATGTTTCTTCCTTCAGGACTTGGTTATTTTTCTTCTAGTTTAACAGATATTTCAGCTTACTCACCTTTAATTTTTAAATTCGATTTATTACAGACTACTGTAAACGATCATGATTTTGATGGTGTGCCATCTTATCTTGAAGATTTAAATGGTGATGGTGAATTTACAGTTAATTATGATGATTTAGAAGATACTACAGACGATGATACTGATGGTGATGGAACACCAGATTATGCTGATACGGATGATGATAATGATGGTGTTTTCTCTATATATGAAGATATAGACGAAGATGGTAACCCAGGAAATGATATTGGTGCTAATGGCATTGCAAAATATCTAGATATTACAGAAACAGAATCTAATCAAGATTAATTAGATTTTTAATTCATAAAAAAAAGGAGTAGCTAATCGCTACTCC
The window above is part of the Algibacter sp. L3A6 genome. Proteins encoded here:
- a CDS encoding methylmalonyl-CoA mutase family protein, yielding MKQIPSYKPKYKVRIVTAASLFDGHDASINIMRRIIQSTGVEVIHLGHDRSVEEVVNTAIQEDVNAICLTSYQGGHNEYFKYMFDLLKERGAEHIKIFGGGGGVILPSEIKDLMDYGISRIYSPDDGREMGLQGMINDLVQQSDFAIGDQLDIDVDTLKNKNDKTIARVISSAENFPEISKVVLDQIHNKNKNSKTPVLGITGTGGAGKSSLVDELVRRFLIDFPEKTVGIVSVDPSKRKTGGALLGDRIRMNAINNSRVYMRSLATRQSNLALSKYVNEAVEVLKAAEFDLIILETSGIGQSDTEIIEHSDVSLYVMTPEFGAATQLEKIDMLDFADLVAINKFDKRGSLDALRDVKKQYMRNNNLWDTHQDDLPVFGTIASQFNDPGMNTLYKAIMDTLVEKASADLKSTFTISNEMSEKIFVIPPNRTRYLSEIAENNRAYDKKGLEQFEVAQKLYGIYKTICSVMNVSSNEVEMSLIGKLGLNDDEILRQAENDKGIVIPTGGGTSDEESQRSLLKLLIKEFDRVKLNLDPYNWEIITTWDEKVKKYKNPIYSFKVRDKDINIETHSESLSHLQIPKIALPKYQAWGDLLKWCLQENVPGEFPYTSGLYPFKRTGEDPARMFAGEGGPERTNKRFHYVSAGLPAKRLSTAFDSVTLYGNDPDLRPDIYGKIGNAGVSICCLDDAKKLYSGFDLAHVMTSVSMTINGPAPMLLGFFMNAAIDQQCEVYIKENNLETEVEAKIAKIYKGKERPKYNGDLPESNNGLGLMLLGVTGDQVLPSDVYAEIKINTIAQVRGTVQADILKEDQAQNTCIFSTEFALRLMGDVQEYFIDNNVRNFYSVSISGYHIAEAGANPITQLALTLSNGFTYVEYYLSRGMDINKFGPNLSFFFSNGIDPEYAVIGRVARKIWAKAMKHKYGANARAQMLKYHIQTSGRSLHAQEIDFNDIRTTLQALYAIYDNCNSLHTNAYDEAITTPTEESVRRAMAIQLIINKELGLNKNENPIQGSFIIEELTDLVEEAVLLEFDRITERGGVLGAMETMYQRSKIQEESLYYETLKHNGDFPIIGVNTFLSSQGSPTVLPAEVIRATEEEKQFQIKTLKNLHSAHKTEALLKELQHKAVNNENIFEALMEVCKVCSLGQITNALFEVGGQYRRNM
- a CDS encoding shikimate kinase; the encoded protein is MIIVLMGYMASGKSTIGKRLAKKLNYNFIDLDDLIESKENASVSEVFKSKGEIYFRKQEAFYLREQLQSKEDIILSVGGGTPCYSRNMDAILSAENAKSVYLKASIPTLIEKLMKKKATRPLIAHIETEEAMAEFIGKHLFERAYYYNQANVKVSIDGRSKKEVTKDVFDSLF
- a CDS encoding phosphoribosyltransferase domain-containing protein — its product is MTATSNIILNHTEINHKIRRIAFQIYESNIDETEVILAGIDSNGYVFAKKLKLALQKISEINVSLCKVSIDKKNPWQEIKTSMDPEDYKNKSIVLVDDVLNSGTTLIYGVKHFLNVPLKQFKTAVLVNRNHKKYPVKADYKGISLSTSLHEHVNVILEGKNFEAILE
- a CDS encoding RNA-binding S4 domain-containing protein, with amino-acid sequence MRIDKYLWCIRYYKTRTLATTACKKGQVRINNDQVKPSRDVYPQDIVELRKNQINYRLKVNDIPESRVGAKLVDLYRTDSTPKEQFEAQELLKYSKDYYRKKGVGRPTKKDRRDIDGYTEDPLFDEEE
- a CDS encoding FKBP-type peptidyl-prolyl cis-trans isomerase, translated to MSLRKISFLILSLVLVFSACKKDDDADDVVVVEENDRTEQQVEDNEALLTYLESHYFNASDFQGEDVNPNIGDLELTELLDGETLPEGSILLSSLLNNADADFVLDAKEVVYAETDYIVYILHLNDGGGDESPNFCDDVRVRYEGSGLDGTVFDSAVNPVNLDLIDLIPAWRKVLTDFNSAETIADGADGTVAYSNHGAGVMFLPSGLGYFSSSLTDISAYSPLIFKFDLLQTTVNDHDFDGVPSYLEDLNGDGEFTVNYDDLEDTTDDDTDGDGTPDYADTDDDNDGVFSIYEDIDEDGNPGNDIGANGIAKYLDITETESNQD